The Bacteriovorax sp. PP10 nucleotide sequence TAGTTATACTAATGATTGCTGAATATATGGGACTGACTCGTCGTCGCCTTTCAAACAATGCTCGTGAAAACGAAGCTCACGCTGAACTTCTTAATAATGGGGGAGGAGCGAGTGTTAAGGTTGGCGAAATTATCAGAGTGGCCCTTGAACAAAACAACCTGATGAACTGCTCTAAGCTTTTCTCAAACTTTCATGCTTATGCTATTTCGGAAAAGGGTAGAAATAAAATGTCTCTGGAAACTTTAGTGACTCCAATGGGAGTCGACTCTAAAAAAGCGGCCTTCACGATTGATAAAATCTGGGAAGACGACTCGATCGGTGTTTCTGCAGATAATACTGCGGCCATCAAACTTCATAACATCAATCTTGAGAGTATGAGCTCAAACGTAGTTGATTTACTTGCTGAGAAACTATTCTCACAAGGTGTGCAAATCGATATGAATATCTCTGAGACGCTGGAAGTATGTGCTCGTCAGGAAGAACTAGAGCAAACTCTATTTCATTTATTCTCATACGCTATCAATTCAACTCAATCATCTAATAATGGTGAGAAGAATATCTCAGTTTTCGCTCATAAACTGGGTGACGTTGTGGCCTTCGATCTTATCCACTCAGGTGGCGGATTTGAAGAAGCAATCCTTAAACAAAGAGTTGGTTTAGGAGATACAGGGACGGCCCTGGATCTTGACCTTCAAATTTGTCAGTCATTATTAAATGAAGTTCAGGCAAAAATCCAACTGGATAACAAGCTTGATCAGAATGGAGATGTGATTGGTGGACGAGTAAAAATCATCTTTAAAGCAGCTGTCGCTTCTACTGAAACAGGTATTAATCAGGGACGTCTGGTTGATTTAAAAGTGGGAAGTAAAAAAGAAATTCTGGCGGCGATGTCATCAGAGTCTAGTTCAACTATCTAGAAACCTCAGATCTTAAAATATTAGCAATCAGCTCTTCTGATTCTTTCAGAAGGGCAGTTTGTGTTGTCTTTAAATTCTCAAAACTTTTTGTCGTTTCAAGTAAATCTTTAATCGTTGGAACTTTAAGGTTTAGTAGAATATCAGCGATCTTAATCCCATTAGCAGTCTGAAGAATAAACTTAATGAAATGAATCATTACAGCTGTTGAATGAAGATGAATAACGTCTTTATCCTGGTTTTTGAATACCAACACAGACATATCATCAGTCGTTAAAATCTTCATGCTTGTAAGCGGAAGTTGAAGATCCTGATTGTTTTTAATCTTATATTCAACGTAAACGTCGTCATTTTTTGGATAAATGGCATACGACTTAAGCTTCATCAGTTCATTGGAAATAAGTGGATTACTGAAGTTATAGCTTTGTGGTTTTCCGTCTTCCAGCTCTTCAACCAAAGTCTTCACTTGTAATTTAAAGTGCGAAACAAGGCTTAAAAGATGCCAAGGATAAACCTTAGAGTGTTCTGCAACCTGATTTTTTACAGCGTTGAATTTCGATCTTAATTCATCCGGGTGGAAGTTTCTTAGATCGTTTGTATCCAGGTCTAAAAAGTTAAACTGAGTTTTCAAGTTAGCTGGCATGAACTGAGTTGAAGCAAAAAAGTTCGGAACTAAAAGTGATCTTAGTTTTGCTTTTAATTTTGCCGGCCCATCACTTAATTGAAGTTGAATGATCTGGTGACCTAACATTGAAGAGAAGTACTCTCTGAAAACGTTAAGGTTGATTGCCGGGTGCTTTGGAATTAATCCAAAATAGTAATAGAAAGCTGTTCCGTATTGGTTGAGCTTTCCTCTGTAGGCATCGATCGGTGAAAGTTCAATTTTCACGTCCATCGGGTCGTTTTGGTTAACGATTAATAGAAGAGGGTATTGTCTTTCAGGTCCTGATTTAAGGCCTAATAGAGACGCTGATATACTTTGTTTTTCAGCATTGAAGTCATCGTGAGCGATCAATTCAATATTGAAGAAAGTGTCTAGTGATGTAGAGCTTTTTGTCAGGTTCTTGAAGAAACTAGGGTGTGGAAGATGTCCTGCATCTTTGCTTGCTACTGAAGAAACTAATTTTCCGTCCATGATAGCGTCAGTGTGGAATTCAAAGAAAATATCTTTTTCAATTTCATTAACGAAGATCGGAGACGTGATTGGGTTTTTGTTTTTAATAAAAGTCTGAAGCTCTTCAACCAGTTTATTGAACTTGTTGAATCGTGTCAGGTTACCGCGGAATTCAAATGATAGACATGTCTCTTTCATTTTGCGGTTCACTTCAAACAGGTGTTTGTTTAAAGCTGGTTCAGCTGTTCTTCTTGTTAATACGTAAGCGTAATGAGCGATTTCGCCCTTACCTTTTAGCTCTTCCATATTCAGACTTGCTTCGACTTTAAAGTCTTTTAAAAGCTGCTCAACACGGTCAGAGTGTGATGGAACAAAGAGTTTTTGGTTTGTGAAAACGTAAACGATCGCATCTTTTTTCAGGTAAGCTTTTTGGGCCTGGATCTGTTGAATTAAAAAGTGGTGCGGGTTCGTTTTTGGAAGCTCAGTCAGGTTTAAAACAATACGGCTATAAAGTGTATCGTTTGAAGAAGGAATCTCACCAAGGTTAAAAAACGATGGTTGAGCAAGACCGTCATCCGGTGAGTTCTTATATTTTTCGCGCATGATTTTACAAATGAACGGGATGATCTCGTATTTGTGTTCAGCTGCGATTCTTGTAAGGAAACTTAGGAATTGAAGTTCCTGGCAGATCTTTAAGAACTGACCATCGATAAATTCCAGTCCTTCGAACTCTGGACAAATTAAATTGTTCCATTGAGAAATTTTAACGTTGGTATCCTGAGCAAGCCAGTGAGACAGGGCCATCGATGAAACGTGGTTTCCTGCAAAACGTGTGTTGATTGTTTTTGGAAGAACACACAGTTTCTCATTCGAGAACATTTTCTTTTGGCTTTTGCTTTCTGGTTTTAACCATGTCGGGAACTTGATTAACAGTTCGTTAACTAATAAACCGAATGATAAGTGAGAAAGCGAGTGAGAGTAGTTTCTGATCGAGTAAATCTTATCGTCTTTTGGTGTAGAGATAATTTTAATTAATTCAGTTAACGTCACACCTTCGAAAGCGTCTTTTAATTTTAATAGTGAATCTTTGTACTCATTTGTCGGACGGTACCAGCTGTACTGGTTGATCTGAAGTGAATCGCAAAGAAGTTCAGTTGAACTGTCTTTAACAAAGATTTTCCCTAAGAACGACAGTGGGTTCATCAGAACGTCTTCAGTAACATTCAAGCGGTGTTCTTTAGCTAAATCCATAATGAATTTAATTCTAAATAAATAAATCGCTACAGCTCTGAAGCAGTGAACTTTTAAAAAGTCGTCGATAGATTTTTTAAGGGGAGAAGTCTCATCCTGAACGTGCAGCCAGAAATCCTGGTGCTGAGTCAGCAGACTTGTATCTAGTTTGGCGTACTCAGCAAAATGCAAAAATTCATTGTAAGTTTGCAGCTTCATCGACTTGCTTGTTGAACAAGTTTTTTTAAATAAGGCCTGAGCATCAATTGAAAGATTGCTTAAAGAATTTTTGATGACGATTGCCGAAGCAGTGATCAGGCCTTCGCCTTTCCAGCCCGGAATAAAAAATTCAGAAGGATTAAACTGGGCAATAGTCGACGTCTCATCACGAAGTGATGACGTTTGGCCTGCTTCCGGCCATGACTGTTGTGGTTTAACGTTGTTGTAATCCAACTTTTTAATCCTAAAAAATAACCAACCAAATTAATTTGTTTTTGGCATAAAATAGTTACAAAACTGAAACCGGAAGTCATGGAAAAAATTCATTTTTTGAAGATTTTTTTCAATATAAGCCTAAGGATTTACTGGGATATGAGAAACATCTAAAGAACTCTACAAAGTTGGTCGATAAGTTGGCAATAAACCCGCATTAAATGCGTAGTTTCATTAGTGGTTTTTTGTTTTTTACGAGGGGCGTCTATGGACGATATTTTTGACGATGTAGATTCAATTTTAGATGGCGACGTTTCTTCTGAAGAGGAAACAACGAACTTTAATGAATCAGAACTTCACGACATTATGTCTGAAATTGAAGACCTCGAAAAAGAATTCGAAGCTGAAGATGTGCCTATGACTCTTCAAGAAAAAATCGATGCAGAGTTG carries:
- a CDS encoding ATP-binding protein, which produces MKKLINVLENKRSIAGLFILAGLIFTTYSIQENSGQVKRLTNFESGIQTCFTRVNQTYTANLLGDTTSTYLTQNFQNLTEECLAEGILTVENSFQKELSGTAKLLSNLASNVHWFHEDILAPNGAKNFAANAGARDVGSRFEKIETTKDEILESTNTYKTQITNSQNVQKNFFFISATLLVILMIAEYMGLTRRRLSNNARENEAHAELLNNGGGASVKVGEIIRVALEQNNLMNCSKLFSNFHAYAISEKGRNKMSLETLVTPMGVDSKKAAFTIDKIWEDDSIGVSADNTAAIKLHNINLESMSSNVVDLLAEKLFSQGVQIDMNISETLEVCARQEELEQTLFHLFSYAINSTQSSNNGEKNISVFAHKLGDVVAFDLIHSGGGFEEAILKQRVGLGDTGTALDLDLQICQSLLNEVQAKIQLDNKLDQNGDVIGGRVKIIFKAAVASTETGINQGRLVDLKVGSKKEILAAMSSESSSTI